The nucleotide sequence CGACAAAATACAAACGCACTCTTCTCGCAAACGTCATCCTAAAATTTATTTTTCGAAGGTGAAATTACTATTAAATAATTGACAATGGAGAATGCAAAATTGATTTGAAGGTTAGATAGGTGCTGTTTTTTCCTTTGCGCAGATTCCGTATCATTAAGTATGTCCACTCATGTCGTACTCCAAACTGTCCAATGCACAACTGTAAATTTAACAGAATGCAGTTTTGTCATAAAGAATATAAAAAATGTCATTTTGGGAAAGTAATTACCACTTTATATTTCTGTCATTTTGTCGGTTTTTATTACTTGGTATTTATTTTGAAAAGGTGAAAAATGAATTTTTAAAATAAGTATTAACCAATTAAAACCTAAGAGCCATGTCACTAATTAAATGGACAAAACCCTCAAACGGGTTAACAAAAAGGCAAGACCTGATGATGCCTTCTATGGAGAACTTACTAAGTAATTTCTTCAACGATGATTTAGGATTTGGGGACTATGCAGGTTACGTTCCTACAGTAAATATCACCGAAAGCGAAAAGGCATACGGTATTGAAGTTTCTGCTCCGGGATTTGAGAAAAATGATTTCAATCTGAGAGTTGAAGACGGAGTGCTTACTGTTTCTGGTGAGCATAAAATGGAAAAGAACGAAGAAAAGAAAAACTTTGTTCGCAAAGAATTCAACTATGGTTCGTTTTCTCGCAGCTTCAATCTGATTGATTTGGTTGACGAAGAAAAGATTGATGCTAAGTATGAGAGCGGAATTCTAAAGTTGGAGCTTCCGAAAAACGAGAAAGCAA is from Bacteroidia bacterium and encodes:
- a CDS encoding Hsp20/alpha crystallin family protein, which codes for MSLIKWTKPSNGLTKRQDLMMPSMENLLSNFFNDDLGFGDYAGYVPTVNITESEKAYGIEVSAPGFEKNDFNLRVEDGVLTVSGEHKMEKNEEKKNFVRKEFNYGSFSRSFNLIDLVDEEKIDAKYESGILKLELPKNEKAKAQNVREIKIS